Proteins from one Escherichia coli genomic window:
- the ugpC gene encoding sn-glycerol 3-phosphate ABC transporter ATP binding protein UgpC yields MAGLKLQAVTKSWDGKTQVIKPLTLDVADGEFIVMVGPSGCGKSTLLRMVAGLERVTEGDIWINDQRVTEMEPKDRGIAMVFQNYALYPHMSVEENMAWGLKIRGMGKQQIAERVKEAARILELDGLLKRRPRELSGGQRQRVAMGRAIVRDPAVFLFDEPLSNLDAKLRVQMRLELQQLHRRLKTTSLYVTHDQVEAMTLAQRVMVMNGGIAEQIGTPVEVYEKPATLFVASFIGSPAMNLLTGRVNNEGTHFELDGGIALPLNGGYRQYAGRKMTLGIRPEHIALSSQAEGGIPLVMDTLEILGADNLAHGRWGEQKLVVRLAHQERPTAGSTLWLHLPENQLHLFDGETGQRV; encoded by the coding sequence ATGGCAGGACTGAAATTACAGGCAGTAACCAAAAGCTGGGATGGCAAAACCCAGGTCATTAAACCGCTGACCCTTGATGTGGCGGATGGCGAATTTATCGTGATGGTCGGGCCGTCTGGCTGCGGGAAATCCACGCTGCTGCGCATGGTTGCCGGGCTGGAGCGGGTCACCGAAGGCGATATCTGGATTAACGACCAACGCGTGACCGAAATGGAGCCGAAAGATCGCGGGATTGCGATGGTGTTCCAGAACTACGCGCTTTATCCGCATATGAGTGTCGAAGAAAACATGGCGTGGGGGCTGAAAATTCGCGGCATGGGCAAGCAGCAAATAGCCGAGCGTGTTAAAGAAGCGGCGCGCATTCTGGAGCTGGATGGCCTGCTCAAGCGCCGTCCGCGTGAGCTTTCTGGCGGTCAGCGTCAGCGTGTGGCGATGGGCCGTGCGATTGTGCGCGATCCGGCGGTGTTCCTGTTTGATGAGCCGCTCTCTAACCTCGACGCCAAGCTGCGCGTGCAGATGCGCCTTGAGCTGCAACAACTGCACCGTCGCCTGAAAACGACTTCACTCTACGTTACTCACGATCAGGTTGAGGCGATGACGCTCGCTCAGCGGGTAATGGTGATGAACGGCGGCATTGCTGAACAGATTGGCACACCAGTTGAAGTCTACGAAAAGCCCGCCACTCTGTTTGTGGCGAGTTTTATCGGCAGTCCGGCGATGAACCTGCTGACAGGCCGCGTGAATAACGAAGGCACGCATTTCGAACTGGATGGCGGTATCGCGCTACCGCTAAACGGTGGCTACCGTCAGTATGCCGGGCGTAAAATGACTCTTGGCATTCGCCCGGAACATATTGCGTTAAGCTCGCAGGCAGAAGGCGGCATACCGCTGGTGATGGACACGCTGGAGATCCTCGGCGCAGATAACCTGGCGCACGGACGCTGGGGCGAACAGAAGCTGGTGGTGCGACTGGCGCATCAGGAGCGCCCGACGGCAGGCAGCACGCTGTGGCTGCATCTGCCGGAAAATCAGCTGCATCTTTTTGATGGTGAAACAGGACAACGAGTATGA
- the ugpQ gene encoding glycerophosphodiester phosphodiesterase, whose product MSNWPYPRIVAHRGGGKLAPENTLAAIDVGAKYGHKMIEFDAKLSKDGEIFLLHDDNLERTSNGWGVAGELNWQDLLRVDAGSWYSKAFKGEPLPLLSQVAERCREHGMMANIEIKPTTGTGPLTGKMVSLAARELWAGMTPPLLSSFEIDALEAAQQAAPELPRGLLLDEWRDDWRELTTRLGCVSIHLNHKLLDKARVMQLKDAGLRILVYTVNKPQRAAELLRWGVDCICTDAIDVIGPNFTAQ is encoded by the coding sequence ATGAGTAACTGGCCTTATCCCCGCATTGTCGCCCACCGTGGCGGCGGTAAGCTGGCCCCGGAAAACACACTGGCGGCAATCGACGTTGGGGCAAAATACGGTCATAAGATGATCGAATTTGACGCGAAGTTATCGAAAGATGGCGAGATCTTCCTGCTGCATGACGACAATCTCGAACGCACCAGTAACGGCTGGGGCGTCGCGGGCGAACTGAACTGGCAGGATTTACTGCGCGTGGATGCGGGCAGTTGGTACAGCAAAGCGTTTAAAGGTGAGCCGCTGCCGTTGCTTTCGCAGGTGGCGGAACGCTGCCGTGAACATGGGATGATGGCAAATATTGAAATCAAACCCACCACTGGCACTGGTCCATTAACGGGCAAAATGGTATCGCTGGCGGCGCGCGAACTGTGGGCTGGTATGACGCCGCCGCTGCTGTCATCGTTTGAGATTGATGCTTTAGAAGCCGCGCAACAGGCTGCACCGGAACTGCCGCGCGGTTTGTTGCTGGATGAGTGGCGCGACGACTGGCGCGAACTGACCACGCGGCTGGGCTGCGTCTCTATTCATCTCAATCATAAGTTGCTCGATAAAGCGCGAGTGATGCAGTTGAAAGACGCTGGATTACGGATTCTGGTTTATACCGTCAACAAACCCCAGCGCGCGGCAGAGTTGCTACGCTGGGGCGTGGATTGCATCTGTACCGATGCGATTGATGTGATTGGCCCGAACTTTACGGCCCAATAG